The genomic interval GCTTGCCACTAATGACCGCCTACACTGCCACCGTCACCGTTCGGCTCAAGCGGGGCGTCTTAGACCCCGAGGCCGAGACGACACAGCAGGCGCTCGAACGGCTCGGCTTCGAACTGTCGGACCTGCGTTCGGCAGACGTGTTCGAACTGGATCTCGATGCCGACAGCGCCGACGAGGCCGGCGAGCGCGCCGAGGAGATGACCGAACGGCTGCTGGCGAACCCGACCATCCACGACTACGACGTGGAGGTCGCCCAGCGGGAATGACCGTCGCCACGATGACGCCGATCCCCGGTTCCCCCACGGAGTGGTCACTGTGACCGTCGCCGTCATCCAGTTCGGCGGTTCGAACTGCGACCGCGACTCCGTCCAGGCGCTCGAATCGCTGGGCTTCGACGCCGAACTCGTCTGGCACGAGGACGGCCTGCCCGCCGACGCCGACGGGATCATGCTCCCCGGCGGGTTCTCCTATGGCGACTACCTGCGGGCCGGCGCGATGGCCGCCCGCTCGCCGATCATGGAGGCTGTCCGGGCGGCCGCTGCCGACGGGACGCCGGTCCTGGGTGTCTGTAACGGCGCCCAGATCGGCTGTGAGTCGTCGCTCACCCCGGGCGTGTTCACCACGAACGAGAGCGCTCGCTTCCAGTGTGAACACGTCCACCTCCGCGTCGAGAACGCCGAGACGCC from Haloarcula pelagica carries:
- the purS gene encoding phosphoribosylformylglycinamidine synthase subunit PurS gives rise to the protein MTAYTATVTVRLKRGVLDPEAETTQQALERLGFELSDLRSADVFELDLDADSADEAGERAEEMTERLLANPTIHDYDVEVAQRE
- the purQ gene encoding phosphoribosylformylglycinamidine synthase I, whose amino-acid sequence is MTVAVIQFGGSNCDRDSVQALESLGFDAELVWHEDGLPADADGIMLPGGFSYGDYLRAGAMAARSPIMEAVRAAAADGTPVLGVCNGAQIGCESSLTPGVFTTNESARFQCEHVHLRVENAETPWTSHYDEGEVVELPIAHGEGRYEITDDRLDELEAEDRILFKYCDEDGEVTPEANPNGSKHSVAGVVGEAEHVAVMMPHPERASLEDLGRTDGQGVLEGFAR